TCAGCTGTTGCAGTCTACACTGGTATGGAGACTAAGATGGCGCTTAATTACCAGTCTAAATCTCAGAAGCGCTCCGCAGTAGAAAAGTATGATCCACATCCACAGTCTTTAATTGAATAGTATTGTTTatacatttcctgtttcctcctcctgatctgtgctctgtctctctgcaggtcgATGAATGCATTCCTCATAGTGTACCTGTTCATCTTGATCAGTAAAGCGGTGATCAACACTGTTCTGAAATACGCCTTTCAGTGGTCTCCAGACAGAGACGAGCCCTGGTACAACCACAGGACGGAGATTGAGCGCCAGCGCCATGTGGTCCGTACATCAACCTCTAACTTAATACTGAagtcttttttaattatttagatTAAGTACAGTCAATagataaatatatactgtaaatgacACAGCAGTATGATGAGAGGAGAATACCATCtctcacaaaataaaagtaaataaataaatacaaagggACTAAATAGAGTTAACAGGATAGCTTCAAGATTTCAAATTACTAGGTCGATTGTAACCCAAGAACCAAAAACTCACATGACATGCAGAACGCAGTTATTCTTCCATATAGTATATAGTGCCAAATCCCATTTCcccctttccctctttctccagGTGATCCGAGCATTCACAGACTTCCTGGCCTTCATGGTGTTATTTAACTACATCATCCCAGTGTCTATGTACGTGACGGTGGAGATGCAGAAATTCCTGGGTTCCTACTTCATTACGTGGGATGAGGAAATGTTTGACGAAGAGCTGGGAGAGGGGGCTCAGGTCAACACCTCGGACCTGAACGAGGAGCTGGGACAGGTACATGAAACGCAGACATTTGCTTACAGTATCTGCATGTACACTATTTGCAGACGCACTCTTTTCCTAGCCTCTTCCTTCCCTCCCAGGTGGAGTATGTGTTCACAGATAAGACAGGCACTCTCACGGAGAACAACATGGAGTTTATTGAATGCTGCGTCGATGGGAACGTCTACATCCCACATGCCATCTGCAACGGCCAAATCCTCAGCGCTGCCTCCAGTATAGACATGATTGACTCCTCACCCGGAGGATACAGgagagtaagtgtgtgtgtttgacaaagTAAACAGGCTTCTTAATCCAGCCTGAATAGACTCTTGGCTGAGCTAACTCAAATAGAGATGGAGAGTAAAGAAAAAGCTTCacatattttagtttaaagTGAGCTTGTAGATTAACTAACATGTCACATTCTCAGGCCGGAGGAGCATTTAAGTAATTATATTTGACATcttcatacaaacacatttttctgttttgctgaTAAACACAGAAGGGATGCTGCGTGCACATCCAGTTTATAACCTCTTTGCAAACCCTAAGTGTTTGCTGTGTCTTACATGGAGCAGAAGTCCTCTGGTGCACAGAAAAGTGATGAGCCTTGCATTTCTGCCTGTAGCAACAGTGATTTGTTCAGATTTAATAGGAGGAGAATTGTTTAGTCAGCATGAGCAGCAGAAGCCACCACAGATGAccggagagagaaaagagtaaaaactaaaatgtgcagaaaacattgtttaaaaagtgGATATGCTGCTTTATTGCTCTGTGATTCTGGGTAATGTTGACTCTGATGACTTAATAGCACCAACATGTCTATTCAATTTCAAGACACTTCAGAATTAGTTCATAAAAAAATTGGGGAAACCACAATGcaattttgtatttctttttatcgATGCTTCTTGGACTGGAAAGTAAAAAAGCTGcagatgatgataatgataataataataataataataatattaatcttTCATTTAGTAcctttcaaagaaaaaaagaaagttcaAAATAAGAACACGaaaacatgaatacaataaaaacatgtgtcaaTATACGGCTTTGCGTCTGCAGGAACACGAGGATCTGTTCTTCCGGGCGCTATGTCTGTGTCACACGGTGCAGGTAAAGGAGGAGGAAACGGTGGAGAGCATCAAGAGGGGCATCCACCAGGGCCGGCCCACCTCCTTCTACATCTCCTCCTCGCCAGATGAGGTGGCGTTGGTGGAGGGAATGAAAAGGTGAACACACTGAAAGTACAAGAAGTTCAGACCTTCATCTACAACTTCATGGTGTTTACATTCACTGTAGCTCTTTATACTAAATGCCCCTTAATTTTAGAGTATGGATTTAACTTAATAGatttggagagaaactccctctggagggaactttgggattttagcctttgcagaccatttacatgcacaaaaacctatataacacactacaggaaagggaaaaccccaaaaactaAATAGGGCCAATTCAATGAATCGTTGTGTTTGGTATTTGGTCTGAAACAAATAGAATTTAGAAGGCACCCTAAATCGTcccaaagagagaaaatgtatattctgcatttgacccatcctagtgttaggagcagtgggcttcCATATGTACGGCGTCCAGGGAATACTTTATGTCTTCCCCGGGTTAAATTCTCTAGCTTGCTTTTCCTTGGGGCTTCCGCCTTCATTTAGTTTTCATCAACTGACTCAATCAAAATCAGACTGAAGACTGGACACCAACCTACAGTACATGTAGCAAGCCCAAACCAAGCTACCATTGACCATAACATTATAGTTTCTCTTCATGTTACTGGACTTCCTGGATTGATTTCACCTGAAACATCATGCCCACAGTAACGCAGACTTGTTTTCCAAGCTATTTCTGGTCAGGATGTGACCTTAGGCACATGTACACTAAGACACGCGGTGCAACATGTCAAATCACAGTTTGTTGATCTGCCCTTTTGCTTTCACCGATACGATGTAGTAAATGTATATGAGAGCTGTGCTCGGGTTACACTAAGTGTGTCAGAACATCTTTCCATGTGAGTATAGTGTGTATTGATACTCGGATCTAAATGAATCATTTCTCCCTTTCCCCTCACTCTCGTTGCCAGGCTGGGTTACACCTATCTGAGACTGAAAGACAACTACATGGAGATCCTGAACAAAGACGATGAGATTGAAAGGTTGGTCCGTTAAAGGTCTGCTGTGGTTACACCGCAGGAGATGAAGCAGGAGTAATTCATTTGATGGAGTTGTGGTCATACATCAGCCGCCTGGAGAGAAAGGGCTCTCGGATTGTGTTACAACAGGGCTCACAGAAAAGAAACTACAACCATGAAAGAGTGAGCAGACGGTTGTTTTTAGAAACTGCTCAATCAGATCAAAATGCTCCGACTGATGTTGAAGAATGAAAGGCAGCGAGATCCCATTAGAGAGTGGTTTTGTGGAAAGTGTGTTTTGATCCATAGGGAGTGCTCATGTAACCAgcctctctctccatcactccctGCAGTGGCCTGTCAATACTGAGCTATTTTAAGGAAGCAGGGGAGctgagaggggtgggggggggcgcaGCACCCAGCAGATGTGAAGACTTTGGCAAAAGGTTCAATTCTCACATGTGCTGTTTTTCAGCAATTAAAAGGAAATCTAAATGTTTTGGACTTTTAAACCAAATGGCCAAGGGATGCTTTAAACACCAGGTTAATTTGATGTGCTTTAGATGGAGATAAAGGTACAGCAAAGGTAAAAGAGTTATAATTTAAAAGTGCAAAGGTACAAGATTTAAAAGTACACTATTGAAGTCAAAATGGGAATCATTCAAAAAAAAGACCACATAAAACTGAAACCACAATAAAATAAGATTGAATAAAATTAAAGAtatttcattttcctcttctGCTTTCCTTCTGTTTCAAAACATTGGTGTCCAAAAAAGTTacataaaagacatttaaactgAGGAACAGACAAATCATAGAGAGTGGGAACTTACCAAAAATGTACAACCTGTTAAAAAGGCCCCGGTCCaattcacaacaaaaaaaggataatgtGCGAGGACATCAAAGCTGGCCTGAAGGGGACTAATTCCAATTCTATTCACAAGACCTTGAAGAAACCCATAAAAGAAGAGGAATATAAATCTGAAAAGAAATGACAAAGGTAACAAAGAGTACCCCATTTCATGCTAGCACTGTCTCGCCCTCAGGTTCGAGCTGCTCCATGTACTGAACTTTGACTCTGTCAGGAGGAGAATGAGCGTCATAGTCAAGTCCAGCTCAGGTAAAATACACTCAATGCTTTCTTCTTACTTTTTATAAATCCACAATTGGACATTTCTTTTGCGGTTAGtttaacctgtttttttttttctgttgtgtgtttgtgggatcTCAGGAGAATACCTGCTGTTTTGTAAGGGGGCAGACTCGTCCATTTTTCCCCGAGTCGTGTCTGGGAAGGTGGAGCAGGTGAAAGCCAGAGTGGAGCTGAATGCTGTCGTAAGTGCACAGTTTAACcagtacagtatacagtatacaatGGGATTTTATGACACTTTGTTTAAGGCCTAGTTATCAGGAtagcaagttaaaaaaaaggcatgcaataataacgaagaaaagcacacattagaaatacaattaaaataaagaatgagtAGCAGCAATTTAAGTCGAATCAAGtgacataaataacatattaaagTAGTTAAAGGCCATGAATGTATCCTTATACAAACACCTTCTACTCCCTTCTTCTCTGTCACACAGGAGGGTCTGCGGACTCTGTGTGTCGCTTATCGAAGGCTCTCGGAGTCCGACTACCAGGAGGCGTGTCTTCACCTGAACGAAGCCAAGCTGGCCCTGCAGGACAGGGAGCAGAGGCTGGCGCAGGCCTATGACATCATCGAGAGGGACTTTGTGCTTCTGGGCGCTACGGCAGTGGAGGACAGGTTGGTCAACAGAGAGAGGGacggggagagagagatggagatggaggggggaagatttaaaaacagtgcaGTAGCAGGGGAACAGAAGGGGAAGATTAATGAGTCATGAAGCCATCTTCAAAGCATAGCAATGACTCATGAGGGCAAAAAAATATCCAGGCAGCGCTGAATGTAGGTGACTCACTAATACTACTGTGCCTTTTGTTTCGTTTTATTTTCTGCTCCGAGAAACACATACGAGACGTGGCTCACCTCTTACGAGGTAGACCTCAGGGTAGTTCTCCCTAGCTGATCGATCAGCTGTCCGACAGTTTGACTCCCTCGTAGATACACTGTTGACGGGCAGGAACAGGGGTGGTCGCGCATTGATGAGTTATCACCAGTTTGTAATTAATTGAATGTTCTGATGGATGCTTTAACCCACCCCACTGGAGGCTGTTGAAACAATTATTGACTTATTGACGTGCAGGCTCCAGGAGAAAGCTGCGGATACCATCGAGTCGCTGCACAAGGCAGGGATGAAGGTTTGGGTCCTGACAGGCGACAAGATGGAGACGGCGGCGGCTACCTGCTACGCCAGCAAGCTGTTCCGCCGCACCACCCAGATCTTGGAACTGACCAAGAAACGCACGGAGGAGCAGAGTCTGCACGACGTCCTATTCGAGCTAAACAGGACTGTACTCAGGCAGCGCTCTATTTCTGGGTAAGTGattatgcatgtgtttgtctaCAGAGCTGATTTTCTTCTTATTGAACATCTTAAAAGGTTTGGAATATTGTGGAACAAGTCCCTCACAATTTTAAGGCTTTGACAATGCTTAAAGGTCTTAGGTTTATCAAAACAACAGCCTAAAACCCAAAGGTATTCAACTTActaaagacaagaaaaaacacatgtaagaaactggaaacatttttcatcaAGAGCTTAAGAAATTACTTAACACGTTTAGTCTAATATCAAATCACAGTTTGATAACATTTTCCTGACAATGCCGTGCTCTATTATTCTACTTATCATTGCAGTGTTTACACTCATGTGAACTGTAATTCTGTGCCTCCACTTATcacataaatgtaaattataatTACAAATAACACCTGGTGAAATCACTAGAATATCTGCAGACGGATCTATGACGTGTTGTGTGAAAAGCTCCCTGTTGATCGGTCTGTGATATTTTCTCCCAGGTTGTCAGTGGACTGCTTGGACTTCGGTCTGATCATCGACGGGGCCACGCTGTCTGCAGTCCTGAAGGCGAACCAGGAGGGGGCCGGATGTGGAAACTACAGAGAGATCTTTCTGGACATCTGTCGCAACTGCAGCGCTGTGCTCTGCTGTCGCATGGCGCCGCTGCAGAAAGCCCAGGTGAGAGGGATGCACTTcagtaaacaaatattttctgaATGACAAACAGTGGTAATGACTGTggggatttttttctgcagattGTGAAGCTAATTAAAGCTTCCAAGGAGCATCCCATAACCCTTGCTGTCGGTGATGGTGCCAACGATGTCAGCATGATCCTGGAAGCACATGTGGGCATTGGTGAGCTCCTTTTAACACTGTAATAAGGGGCCATTAATACAGCACTGCTTCTTCTAGAGACCAGGCGGATCCCTCTGAACATACATAATGCAGCCTTGAACATTTGTCTGTCAACTTGTATCATCCCAGATTtgtttgtatcatttattttgaacagaAAACCTcacttaaaataattataaaacaaaaataataataatgttcacATATACCTCATTCAGataataaaacatgcatataCTAGATATGACCTCGTGCTTTTATGATCGTGTAATGAATACAATACATATTTGTAATAGCCACAATCACCACCATCTCATGACTGTGTTAGATTCCTTCTTATGTAACCAACCTCCTTTTTTCCTCAAGGCATCATGGGTAAAGAAGGCCGACAGGCGGCGAGGAACAGTGACTACGCCATCCCAAAGTTCAAACACCTGAAGAAGATGCTGCTCGTTCACGGCCACTTCTACTACATCCGAATTGCAGAACTCGTTCAGTACTTCTTCTACAAGGTACGCGCTCCACACCGGCTCACACACTTTAATCACTTTATCGTAATTCCCAGTGAGACACTGAGTTACAAAGAGCCAGATTTTGCAGCTACTCTGACAGATTACTGGATTCATGAATCCCCGGTGTGACGTTCTCTCCTGGATTCACGGCTGTGATGATCAGTGTGGGCGGCTTTACAGCGAGCAGCGCCCTGCCAACTGATTCATTTTTTCTTTGGCAGGCCAGCTCTCCGCAGCCCACTCAGGCAGCTTATAGCACACAatctctgcagaaacagaaatgtgtagATAGTAGCATTTTTAGATTCTTTAAATCTCCTCACGTGTACTTGTCACAAGCTTAtcactctctctgtgtgttgttgtttttctctcttcttaAATCTTTCCAGAATGTATGCTTCATCTTCCCTCAGTTCCTGTACCAGTTCTTCTGCGGGTTCTCCCAGCAGGTAAGTACTTTAGTTAGGGCTACAGTCTGTGTCATGATTTAAACTAGTTTCACACAGAaattaatgctttttaaatgtgaactttaaagctgcaataattAGTGTTGGTAGAAAAACCTAGAGAGAATTATCACCCTACTCTGCAGTTCCCTGACAGCTTTACTGgatatttcccccttttttctttagatttaCGTCCCACAAACTCAATTCTCATCAGCTCAGTCCAGTTTATTCACAAAAACCGACATAATCAAAACATGTGCAGCCTAATAAGCTTTCTAAAACGTGAGAATTTAGGCCCAGAAATCAGGAAGTTAGTACTTAAACATATATgtttaatgtgcatttgttaTTCAGTAAAACTGACAACCTACAAAACCCCTAAAACTAACCAAAGAAGACAAAAACTAACACCTTATCCACCAGTAAATGGTCCCAAAACATGCTTTAAACATATCAGGAGTCAATGTAGAATTTCGTTGATAAGAGGATCCGATTTCAAAACAACAATCAACAATTTCAAAAAAGCGTTTTCTAAAAATCTCCTTTAGTTCCAGGTGTCTGATACCGcctgtatttctgtatttattttaatgtttaaatggtctttctcctcctcctgcagcctctgtACGACACGGCGTATTTGACATTGTACAACATCAGCTTCACCTCACTCCCCATCCTCCTCTACAGCCTGGTTGAGCAGCACGTCACCATGGACACGCTCAAGAGGGACCCCTCCTTGTACAGGttggcataaaaaaaaaaaaaacactaattcAATTTGTCTGTAACTTTTCTGATTTTGCATTTGCtcaaccgtttttttttttctgccttgTGTGTTCTCAGGGACATAGCGAAGAACTCGCTCCTCCGCTGGCCCGTCTTCCTCTACTGGACGTGCCTGGGTCTGTTTGACGCTGTTATCTTTTTCTTTGGtgcctacttcctgtttgacaACACCACCTTTACCAGCAACGGCCAGGTGAGCCTCTCTCTCCCGTCCCAACAGAGGCAGTGAGATGTATCATTATGTGGAAAAAGAGTAGAAACCCAGTCATGAGTTATTTGGCACTTTGTGGGGTGATCCAGGGAAGTTAAAAGAGAATAATGGACACAAAGTCAGTGCTTCATCCATCTCCATTGGATTGTCATGACAGAGGAGTTAAGTGTTGCAGGATGactcatgttttttgtttattgtggATGTGTAACAGTAAGGTTTCTGTCCCAGGCCCATCTATAGGTCAGCAACATTGGATTTCCATTCATATCGACTCCGCAATAGCATCTTTCTCTGTATTGTTAATTTGTATCATGTCAACTGTTTTTCAATTGCCTGTGGTCCTGTTTTTTAAGTTGAAACATCCTGAAATTCATTTGTCCtgattctctttttttccccccctccttctctctgcttcctctctctttatttTGCTCCTTCTCTTTACTCTTCTTCtacctcttctccttcctcctcagctTATGACCACCAACACACAGATGGTAAGcctgtctccctccctgtcagctctctctgtctttcacgCTTTTTTAGTTCCTGTCGTACTGTTTAAGCTTTCAGTTTGACCGATTCATCCAGTTTCATCCCTTCTCACTTCGCATCATCCATGcactttcatttgaatgtgtagTTTCCTAGTGCTCCATTATTCCCCTAATCTCTGTAAAGCCCTGAATCCTACACAGTACCTTATCTTAACAACCTCCACTGACATAGTAGAAACCTTAGATGCTCCCCCACATGTTCATTGTGTTTCCTTGTGATAGCAAATAGAGTAATGCTAGTATGTGCTGTAGATTAAGATCCTACATCtgtttgttgttctgtgtttgtgcatctgtgtgtgtttgtatgtccATGTACTTGTGATTCGGGgttgggtttttatttaaatcactgCTCCAGCATCCAGGGGTTGGCTGCAATTTTCGTCCTGTCTACGGGTGACAAACAAACCATaataaagcagctttaaaaacGGAAATTCTCAGAAACGGATTAATGAATGAAGGAGTTCTAGCGAATATAGGTACCAACAAACAGCTGTGGTTGTTACATAAATTCCCAGCTTTCTCCGTCTTGATCTCTCTCTCCCGCCTTTCATTTCCTCCCTCTCAACTCTCATCCCATCTGCTCGCTCCGGATGTCTGCTTACACATTTTCTAGGATTCCAGCAGGTAAATTTAGGATGCAAAGACCTGAAGTGGAAACACTCTCAGTATTTTGGCACAGAAGCCTAAAAGAAtaccccttttttaaaacatcaccTCTCACCTGTTTGTGCtcatacagctccggaagaaattaatagaccactgcagcattatcgGTTTCTCTGGTTCTACTATTTatatgtgtgtctttgagttaatttctttgtttttgttatgtgttctataaactactgacaacatttctctgagttggaattcaacagacactggaatggctgccatacatgtagagatttaGATTCAAGacacatttggagtggtctcttaatttttttcaggAGCTGTACATGCActataaattaaaaatataggAGGTTCAGCAATCCATGGATGCAGAGTGATAGGGATGTGGTATTGATGTGTCCGCTAAccatcttcttcatcctctttcCCCCTCGCAGATGTTTGGGAATTGGACCTTCGGGACTCTGGTCTTTACTGTGCTGGTGTTCACCGTAACGCTCAAGgtacagtttgtgtgtctgggaaataaaatgttatggGAAGGGAAATTGCGTAATCTAATTTAATAGAGTTCTTCGCAATTACACGTGTGCGTCATCGTACGCGTGAAAAAGCTTGAGGCACACATGTTAACTAGCATGTTACGTCAATGATCGACTACACCAGCCACCCAGTTTGCACAGCAGTAAACCCTGAAGGCAGAGATATTGACTCCATTGACGTGTCGAGTGTTTATTATGTGTgtattctgtttgtttcagcTTGCCTTGGACACACACCACTGGACCTGGATCAATCACTTTGTCATCTGGGGGTCGCTACTTTTCTAcgttattttctctcttctctggGGAGGCATCATTTGGTATACAAATCTTTGTGTTTGTCCTTATGCACAATCTTAATTCTGATTAAGATATTTCCTTAACCAATTATATCTTTCCTGTTGCTGCTCAGGCCCTTCCTGAACTACCAGAGGATGTACTACGTGTTCATGCAGATGCTTTCCAGCGGTCCGGCCTGGCTCAGCATCATCCTGCTCATCACGGTCAGCCTGCTGCCAGATGTCATAAAGAAAGTCCTCTGCAGGGCCTTGTGTCCCACAGCCATCGAACGCGCACAGGTAAGATCTACGCACCAACACCTCAGCAAAAGGGAAGCTTTAAATTCTCgtgttgttttttccctttaGAGGCTTCTGCTTTGCTAAAATCATTAACCAATTAATAGGAACATTAAAAGTGTGCCTTTTAGCATAATTACAGTGTACAAAATGACCTGCTATAGCAAGTAGAATAATCTCCTATGGTTGCTGATGCATAACATTTGGACTTTAAGAGACCATATGAGTAAGCTGCAAATCTTTCAAACTCAATTAATCATCCAAAAAGACCATTAGGATCCCTAATAGCTTCGAGCAACAGCGTGATTTAGAATGACTTTCTGTTCCCCATGGCTTAGCCTCACCTTACTGTGAAGAAAGCTTCAAGGAGAAATTAATGAAAGGTCTGACAGATTTCTGACAGATTTGTCCCTGCtgtgctttttcttctcttttctccccttttcACTGCAACCTGATGGACCACAAATCACACCATCCTGCATCGCTCCCTTCTCCCTTCTCCTTTCACTCACCTGCCTCATCCTGcttccttttcctcccccttcATTACCgtctcctctcttgtttcccCCACTGCTCCTCTGTGCCTGTGCCTCTGCACTCACCCTGCAGTCCTCTCGCCCGTGCCTTACCGTGGAGCCGTCCACCATCTTCATGCTTTCTCAGTCCTCCAGCAGAATGAGTTTCTGATTGGCCCAGAGAGAcgagagaggagcaggaagaggaggtgacTCTCTCTTTTAAGCCCTGTGTATGCATGCTGGCATGTCCCAGTGTAAACCACTTATCACTGTCTCTACACCTGCTTAATATGAAACTAACTCCCAGGGATGTAAAATACAGAGTGTTTGATTTATATGCAAATATCCTGCCCTTTATGAAGTCACATTCTCCATTATCATAAAGTTAGATGTTAGTGTTTAAGATACTGACATTTCGtctcatgtttttgtgtctttcttaTTCGtaccttgttttgtgtttttataaatattttgatattaaGATGATTAACGTTTCTTGTCAGAACCACACTTATTAGACTAACTTTTGGATCTGCAGAAATTCTTTCACACATTCTCTCCATTTTTTGTTGCAGAGCTGAGAAGGGTTGTTGATTAATAAATGTCGATTGACATTTAGTGTGAATATAAATCTCCAATGTGAATTTAGCTTCAGTTAAGAAAAAAAGTGCAACTTTTCAGTTTAGCAGGGATCAAAGTATTTcataaacaaaatcaaacccCAAGCTAGCGTCAGTAACTTAGCATGGATCCCAGACAGAAGTCTGAACAGGTCCTTCTATCACCCACTATTCTTTTAACTGTTAATTTATcagctattttttatttaactccaATACACTTGACACAGTCCTCGGCCAACaatcttttctaaatgtatatttaagtaacctcctcctctttgtttttatttttagtacaTGACTAATGTTGACATTTAGTCAGATTTAAGGCATcttaatacagtatattgaacATTTGTCATCCAGTCAAACTTAAGTAccacattgtttatttttcgaTGCCTTGTTATTATTGGTAAACTTAGTAAGTTAAGTATTGTTACCCTGTCTTCCTGACATGGCTCATCGTGTGTGGCTGCTCTAGTgctgatattttcttttcagttaATAATTTTAAGTCGTTTTGTCTACACTTTAGTTTTTTCCTTCaaggtcctttttttaaatgtaataacagTAAGTCGACATTACGTGCCGGCTAGTCTTAGTCATGGAAGAAAAAGGTTGTTGACGAACATTTTTAGCCATGAAATTAACACTACTCTAACGTCACCCACAGAAGGTTAGGACAGCGGGGGCCCTGGAGGTCTGTGTGGCCCCTGGCTCCACTGGTGGTGGGGGGAGTGATGAGAGGATTCCGCTCCACCCTGATAGGACCAGTGAGGGAGACAGTGGAAATAAAGCTGCTAAGACCTATGACTCCATGATGTCACGCAGCCACAGCACCCCTCTCAGCAAACCCTGGAGTACACCCCCTTAGGTGGGCTAGGGTCACCATGGTAACAGCACACAGGGGGAGCCGGGTTGTTAATGCTGCTGCCGTGAtgcttcctgctgctctgctctgcaTCGGGCATGCTGTGTGACTGTGCTATGGCTCAGGCTGTTGGAGGGGGGGATGGTGCCTGTATAACTGCATCAACACCAGAATGATTTTCTCTCTGTCAAACCTACTTTCAGGAATCACAATCTCCAATTAACTCTGCAGCGCTGGATGCAAAGCGTGCTGTGCTGCTCACTGCATGTGGGATGGGAATTAACTTGATCTGCGTAGCAGGCAAATGAGAAATTTTATCCTGGCTTTATTCGTCCCAGGCTACTTAAAAGCCCATTGCCACCTGTCATGTGTAGACTGCAACAAGTGTTAGACTGTTGCGAGTTCTCTTTGGTCCTGGACTAAGTGATGATAAAGTAAGATAGAGCTCATACTGAAGGTTCTGGATCAGAAGAGGTTTAGTTGTGATATTTCAGGTGACTGTCAGGTTTTAGAGGTTCAAACAGATGTGATTAAAATTAAGTTAGTTGCTGAGGCGATGTTTCATTACTGGGAACCTAATTAAGTGtctaaaaaggaaaatggacGACATCTGGTGTCAGAAGATGGAATAGCAAGTTTGAATTCTTTTTTGATTTCATATGCGTGTTTAATCTAAC
This genomic stretch from Eleginops maclovinus isolate JMC-PN-2008 ecotype Puerto Natales chromosome 7, JC_Emac_rtc_rv5, whole genome shotgun sequence harbors:
- the LOC134867788 gene encoding phospholipid-transporting ATPase IH-like isoform X2 — translated: MDFTQLRNIISRYCVGEEIWVDSRTVYIGHKEPPPGAEAYIPQRYPDNRIVSSKYTFWNFIPKNLFEQFRRIANFYFLVIFLVQLIIDTPTSPVTSGLPLFFVITVTAIKQGYEDWLRHKADCSINKCPVDVVQQGKVVRTQSHKLRVGDIVVVREDETFPCDLILLSSSRYDGTCYVTTASLDGESSHKTYYAVQDTLAFRTEQEVDTLHATIECEQPQPDLYKFVGRINIYKDKEEPVARPLGAENLLLRGATLKNTQHIYAVAVYTGMETKMALNYQSKSQKRSAVEKSMNAFLIVYLFILISKAVINTVLKYAFQWSPDRDEPWYNHRTEIERQRHVVIRAFTDFLAFMVLFNYIIPVSMYVTVEMQKFLGSYFITWDEEMFDEELGEGAQVNTSDLNEELGQVEYVFTDKTGTLTENNMEFIECCVDGNVYIPHAICNGQILSAASSIDMIDSSPGGYRREHEDLFFRALCLCHTVQVKEEETVESIKRGIHQGRPTSFYISSSPDEVALVEGMKRLGYTYLRLKDNYMEILNKDDEIERFELLHVLNFDSVRRRMSVIVKSSSGEYLLFCKGADSSIFPRVVSGKVEQVKARVELNAVEGLRTLCVAYRRLSESDYQEACLHLNEAKLALQDREQRLAQAYDIIERDFVLLGATAVEDRLQEKAADTIESLHKAGMKVWVLTGDKMETAAATCYASKLFRRTTQILELTKKRTEEQSLHDVLFELNRTVLRQRSISGLSVDCLDFGLIIDGATLSAVLKANQEGAGCGNYREIFLDICRNCSAVLCCRMAPLQKAQIVKLIKASKEHPITLAVGDGANDVSMILEAHVGIGIMGKEGRQAARNSDYAIPKFKHLKKMLLVHGHFYYIRIAELVQYFFYKNVCFIFPQFLYQFFCGFSQQPLYDTAYLTLYNISFTSLPILLYSLVEQHVTMDTLKRDPSLYRDIAKNSLLRWPVFLYWTCLGLFDAVIFFFGAYFLFDNTTFTSNGQMFGNWTFGTLVFTVLVFTVTLKLALDTHHWTWINHFVIWGSLLFYVIFSLLWGGIIWPFLNYQRMYYVFMQMLSSGPAWLSIILLITVSLLPDVIKKVLCRALCPTAIERAQDHEKLSGGDVAESTPLSSRRSCKGASSDSSRLHLAAAEALSLRRSDPLPQKLLVHLTEGGGADLRPLSPYMLRLSGAGFAYYAPGPETSV
- the LOC134867788 gene encoding phospholipid-transporting ATPase IH-like isoform X5 is translated as MDFTQLRNIISRYCVGEEIWVDSRTVYIGHKEPPPGAEAYIPQRYPDNRIVSSKYTFWNFIPKNLFEQFRRIANFYFLVIFLVQLIIDTPTSPVTSGLPLFFVITVTAIKQGYEDWLRHKADCSINKCPVDVVQQGKVVRTQSHKLRVGDIVVVREDETFPCDLILLSSSRYDGTCYVTTASLDGESSHKTYYAVQDTLAFRTEQEVDTLHATIECEQPQPDLYKFVGRINIYKDKEEPVARPLGAENLLLRGATLKNTQHIYAVAVYTGMETKMALNYQSKSQKRSAVEKSMNAFLIVYLFILISKAVINTVLKYAFQWSPDRDEPWYNHRTEIERQRHVVIRAFTDFLAFMVLFNYIIPVSMYVTVEMQKFLGSYFITWDEEMFDEELGEGAQVNTSDLNEELGQVEYVFTDKTGTLTENNMEFIECCVDGNVYIPHAICNGQILSAASSIDMIDSSPGGYRREHEDLFFRALCLCHTVQVKEEETVESIKRGIHQGRPTSFYISSSPDEVALVEGMKRLGYTYLRLKDNYMEILNKDDEIERFELLHVLNFDSVRRRMSVIVKSSSGEYLLFCKGADSSIFPRVVSGKVEQVKARVELNAVEGLRTLCVAYRRLSESDYQEACLHLNEAKLALQDREQRLAQAYDIIERDFVLLGATAVEDRLQEKAADTIESLHKAGMKVWVLTGDKMETAAATCYASKLFRRTTQILELTKKRTEEQSLHDVLFELNRTVLRQRSISGLSVDCLDFGLIIDGATLSAVLKANQEGAGCGNYREIFLDICRNCSAVLCCRMAPLQKAQIVKLIKASKEHPITLAVGDGANDVSMILEAHVGIGIMGKEGRQAARNSDYAIPKFKHLKKMLLVHGHFYYIRIAELVQYFFYKNVCFIFPQFLYQFFCGFSQQPLYDTAYLTLYNISFTSLPILLYSLVEQHVTMDTLKRDPSLYRDIAKNSLLRWPVFLYWTCLGLFDAVIFFFGAYFLFDNTTFTSNGQMFGNWTFGTLVFTVLVFTVTLKLALDTHHWTWINHFVIWGSLLFYVIFSLLWGGIIWPFLNYQRMYYVFMQMLSSGPAWLSIILLITVSLLPDVIKKVLCRALCPTAIERAQSSRPCLTVEPSTIFMLSQSSSRMSF